The genomic segment CCGTCATCGGCACGGTCGGGGTCGGAAGCGCCCCCTCCGGCATCACGATATCTTCGGACGGAAGCCGGATCTATATGGCCAAGCAAGGCAGTGGCAGCGTCACGGTGATCGATGCAGCGTCGCAATCGGTGGTGACGACGGTTTCGGTCTCAGGAGCCCCCTTGAGTGTTGCGGCCAGCCCGGACGGGTCGCGGATCTACGTCACGACGCAGTCCAGCCAACTCGTGGTCATCAATGCTCTGACGAACACGGTCACGGCAAACGTGACCCTGTCCGTAGTCGCACAGGACGTTGTCCATGTCGAACAAGGACGAGCTTGATCGCATCGGTCACAGCAGAATCTCTCGGACCGGCCAAGTATCGAGCCGTTCCTACGGTCATATCCTGCCGGATCGCGAGCGGCAAATCCGGCCGTGCAGCTCACGCGGTTTTCGCGGGCCATGGGATCACCTGGCCCGACATCACCAGCCGGTCTCGGCCGCTCTCCTTGGCGGCGTAGAGCGCACGGTCGGCGGCGGCGACCAGCGTGCTAGAATCCATCGCAGTCTGGGACGGAAGAGCCGCGGCGCCGCCGACGCTCGCAGTCACGAGCCGGGAAGGCGGATTTTGCGCATGCAGCATCGCGAGATCGTGCAACGCCTGGCGAATCGCTTCTCCAACCTCGGCGCAGCCTTCGGGGCCGGTGTTCGGCAGCAGCACGGCGAATTCCTCGCCGCCATAGCGCGCCGCGAAGTCGGCTGGACGCCTGGCCTGGGCGGATAGAATCCGGGCCAGCGCGCGCAAGCAGGCGTCGCCCGCCAGATGCCCGTAGAGGTCGTTGAATTTCTTGAAATGATCGACATCGATCAGCAGCAGCGAGAGCTGCGTTCCGTCGCGGCGAGCCCGCGCCCATTCGTCGGCAAGGCGGTCGTCGAAGGCGCGGCGGTTGGCGAGGCCGGTGAGACCGTCGGTGGTTGCCAGCGAGGCGAGCCTGTCCTGAAGATCCTTCTGCTCGGTCATGTCGCGCACGACTGCGACGACGCCGTCGACCACGCCGCTGTCGGACGCCACGGTCACATGTAGCGCCGCCTCGGCCCAGATCTCGCCCCTGTCGCGATGACGCTGCCGATAGACGAACCGCGCTTCCTCCGCCTCGCCTTTCTTCAGCGCGGCGATGGCCTGCTCAACCCGTTCCATGTCGTCCGCGTGAATGCCGGCGAGGGCCGAGGTGCCCAGCAGTTCTTCGGCCGACCGGCCGGTGATGCGCGCGCAGGAGGGAGAGACGTAGAGCAGCCGGTTATCGAGCCCGATGCGGGTTACCATGTCGCTGGATTGTTCGGCCAGCAGGCGGAAATTGGCTTCCTTGGCGACCAGGGCCTGTGCCGTGCGCTGCCGCTGTAGTAGCTGACGGACGAGATAGTAGCCGATCACCGCGATCAAGAGCACGAGTCCGAGAACGAAGCTCATGCGTGTTGCTGCTGCGCGCCGCCAGGGGGCGAGTACGTCGTCCTGCGACTTGCTCGCCAGCACCATCAGCGGATAGCGGCTGCTGCGCTGGT from the Bradyrhizobium sp. WBAH42 genome contains:
- a CDS encoding YncE family protein, which codes for MSDIVQLLRDLGGSCLALRRWARTRVYVANENSSNISIIDAASKTVIGTVGVGSAPSGITISSDGSRIYMAKQGSGSVTVIDAASQSVVTTVSVSGAPLSVAASPDGSRIYVTTQSSQLVVINALTNTVTANVTLSVVAQDVVHVEQGRA
- a CDS encoding diguanylate cyclase domain-containing protein, which translates into the protein MVTSRELGKTRLPLWAAGFVVLICVTILGLSAWREWEARNADLRNAEIDVANVAHSLIQHADDTFELADTILVGLVHRLELDGTGPDTITKLQAYLPTRKSSDRIRGIFVYDATGRWLATTERLDFSKLNNSDREYFQRHRDSPDAGTLIGRPIKSRSGGQWIITASRRINDSDGGFAGVALLTIDVSYFVKFYERFDIGPNGSASLLNGSGIMLARSRDESGAFVGRDLSDAPLFRSWKSRPAAAVYYFKSPLDGVARLSYYQRSSRYPLMVLASKSQDDVLAPWRRAAATRMSFVLGLVLLIAVIGYYLVRQLLQRQRTAQALVAKEANFRLLAEQSSDMVTRIGLDNRLLYVSPSCARITGRSAEELLGTSALAGIHADDMERVEQAIAALKKGEAEEARFVYRQRHRDRGEIWAEAALHVTVASDSGVVDGVVAVVRDMTEQKDLQDRLASLATTDGLTGLANRRAFDDRLADEWARARRDGTQLSLLLIDVDHFKKFNDLYGHLAGDACLRALARILSAQARRPADFAARYGGEEFAVLLPNTGPEGCAEVGEAIRQALHDLAMLHAQNPPSRLVTASVGGAAALPSQTAMDSSTLVAAADRALYAAKESGRDRLVMSGQVIPWPAKTA